Genomic DNA from Roseburia intestinalis L1-82:
ATGGTTCGGAACTGCCGACACATGGGAACCGACCGTGCAGGACGGATAGGCAAAGGATGTTCCATACTGTATTTTAATACGCTCAACCGCATCCGTATTGTCACTGCACCAGATCTGTGGTGTATAATACAACATTCCCGCATCAAACCTGCCGCCGCCACCGCTGCATCCCTCAATCAGAAGATCCGGGTAACGTTCATGCAGCCGTTCCAAAAAATCATAAACACCGAGCACATAGCGGTGCAGGATCGCACCCTGATTCTGCTCTGCCGCCGTTTTCGACCAGATATCCGTGAGATGACGGTTCATATCCATCTTGACATAATCAGCCTTCGTGTCATCGAGCACTTTCGCAATCTGTGCAAAAATACCGTCCACCACTTCTTTTCTGGAATAGTCGAGCACAAGCTGATAGCGTGCACGCACCGGTTTTCGTCCAGGAATGGTAAATGCCCAGTCCGGGTGTTCCCGATAGAGGTCACTGTCCTCACAGACCATTTCCGGCTCGATCCAGATCCCAAATTTCATGCCAAGCCCACGAATTTTTTCTGCAACTTGTGAAAGCGGCATGCCAAGTTTTTTCTCATTGACCGTCCAGTCGCCCAGTCCTGCCAGATCATCATCACGTTTTCCAAACCACCCATCATCGAGCACCAGCATCTCCACGCCAAGCTCCGCCGCCTGTTTTGCGATCTCTATGATTTTTTCTCCGGTAAAATCAAAATAAGTTGCCTCCCAGTTATTGATCAGAACCGGTCTTTTGGTATCGCGGTATGCACTGCGGCAGATGTGGCTGCGGATCAGACGATGCAGATTCCACGAAAGTGTTGAAAAACCATTTGCCGAATAACTAAATGCCGTCTCCGGTGTATCAAACGTCTCTCCCGGCTCTAATTTCCAGGAGAACATTTCGTCGGACAAGCCCATAACAAGCCTCGTCTGCTCATACTGGTCTTTTTCTGCCTCCGCCTTAAAATTGCCGCTGTACAAAAGCATACAGCCGTAACATTCACCGGCATCTTCCCCGGTCTGTTTTCCCGCCAGCATCACAAACGGATTCTGCTGATGGCTGGATGACCCGCGCCTGCTTCCAAATACCTGATTGCCATGCTCCACCGGCGTACGCTCTAAGATCCGCTCCATCCCGTGTCTGCCATGAAAATGAATCACATCAAATTCTCCGGTCATAAAATCAAGTACAGCGCTTGCTGCTTTTTCAATATGAACAGCCTCCTGCCCCCGGTTTGTAATCTGCACAGCCCTTGTAATAATATCGAGCTCTGCAAATATACCATAAAGCAGTGTCACCTGCACGCCACTTGGCTTGTCCTCCAGATATACCTTTAAAGTCTCACTCTCCGTCCCCGTCTCGTCATAAGCTGCCGGAAGACCCGGTATCCGATATTTTCCCTCACAAATTTCGCAGGATACAAACCGCAGATCGGCACAGTAACTTCCATCCGCATTTTTCAGGATAAATGCCGGACTGCGGAAATCCCCGTTTCCAAAACACGGATACTCCTGTGGCAGTGCATCCATGGAATATGTCTTGTCGCACTCCGCCTCATACGGATTGCCGGAAAATCCCCTGTCATAATAGGTCAGAAGATACCGCATATCGCCTGTTAAACGTTTTCCATAATAAAGATGGAGCAACTGCCCGTAATTGCCGACTCCCATCTGGTAAGTCGTATTTTTTGTATGCAGTGTGATCAGTTTCTGCTCCTGATCTATGATGATTGCCATAGTTTTTCCCCTTCCACTCCAAACTTATTTCCGGTAAAATACCTTTGCCTCGTAAGGTCTTAAATAGATGCCATTTTCTGTTTTTACCACATCGTCATAATTGCTGATCAGGACTTTCTCGTCCCCAGTAAAACCGTCTTCCAGGGTAAAATCCATCTCCTGCTCCCTGAAATTGCAGACCACAAACAGTTTCTCATCTCCAAGTGTTCTGGTGTACGCAAACACATCCGGGTGTTCAATCGCCTTACTCTTGTATACACCATACACAATAATCTCCATCTGATGACGCAGTTCGATCAGTTTCTTATAATAAGAAAATATAGAATCCGGATCGTTTACCTGTGCTGCCGCATTGATCTTTTTATAATTCTCATTGACAGAGATCCACGGTGTTCCTGTCGTAAATCCCGCATTGTCACTGTCATCCCAGTGCATCGGGAATCTTGCATTGTCACGGCCGATGGCATTGACAAATTTTAACATGGTCTCCTCGTCCAAAATACCGCCCCCGACAAAATCACGGTATGCATTTTTGATCTCAATATCGCGGAACTCCGAAAAATCCCTGCATTTCCGGTTTGTCATTCCAAGTTCCTCGCCCTGATAAATATAAGGTGTTCCCTTCATAAAATGCAGACAGGTTGCAAGCATTTTTGCAGAGATCTCGCGGTACTCCTCACTGTCATTTCCAAATCTTGACACGGCTCTTGGCTGATCGTGGTTATCCCAGTAAAGACTGTTCCATGCCACACCTTCAAGTCCGTCCTCCCATTTCTGAAATACCTTTTTGAGCTCCACCAGATCAAAACTGCCGTCACTCCATTTGCCATACTGTGTCTGTCCGAGATTGACATGCTCAAATGTGAAGATCATATCCAGCTCATTTTCGTTTGTTCCGGCATAGCGTTTTGCATCTTCAACGCCTGCTCCGGCACCTTCGCCGACTGTCATCCAGTCAAATCTGGAGATTACCTTTTCATTCATCTCTTTTAAATACTCATGTACACGCGGGCCATTGTTGACATAAGGAGAAGAATCCCCGAATTTTTCATTGCCACGCACCACACCGTCCGGAAAACGCTGGTCTTTTGATATCATCGTAATGACATCCATACGAAATCCGTCGATGCCGCGCTCGCCCCACCAGGTCATCATGTCATAGACTTCCTGTCTGAGTTTTGGATTTTCCCAGTTGAGATCCGGCTGTTTTTTGGAAAACATGTGAAGATAATACATATCCGTTGTCTGATCGTACTCCCATGCGGATCCACCAAAACAGGAACCCCAGTTATTCGGTTCTTTTCCGTCTCTTGCCTCACGCCAGATATAATAATCGCGGTACGGGTTATCCTTACTTTTTCTGCTCTCCACAAACCACCGGTGCTCATCGGAACTGTGGTTGACGACCAGATCCATGACGATCTTAATGCCAAGTTTGTGTGCCTCGGCAAGCATTTCATCAAAATCTTCGATTGTACCAAACTCCGTCATGATATCTCTGTAATCACTGATATCGTAACCGTTGTCATCGTTCGGAGACTGATAGACCGGGGATAACCAGATCACGTCAATTCCCAATAATTTTAAATAAGACAGCCGGCTCTTAATGCCGCGAAGATCGCCGACACCATCACCATTGCTGTCCATAAAGCTGCGCGGATAGATCTGGTAGACTACCGCTTCTTTCCACCATTTTTTTTCTTCCATAGGAATCCTCCATTCCTGCGCCGGTTTTGCGCATGCACTATTTACCTTCCTGTTATATATCTGGTTCATATACATATTGAATCAAGTCGTCTCCCTTACCACAAGTGATACCGGCAGAGTAGTGCGGTTCGGCACAAGTTCCCCGTTACCGGAACGGACGAGCAGTTCCACCGCCATTTTTGCCATCTCTTTGATCGGCTGATGGATCGTCGTGATCGGTGGCGTTGTTAATGATGCAATATTGACATCATCGAAACCCACGATCTTCATCTGCGACGGCACATCAATGCTCAACTTATGGCACACCTGAAGAAGCTGCGCTGCGATCAGATCACTGCTGGCAAAAATTCCGTCTGTATCCGGGTTTTCCTTTAGCAGTTTTTCGAGAATCTGATGGTATTCGAGATGATTATATTCAAAGGCCGTGGTATCTGCGATCTGGTAAGAAACCTTCTGTTTTTCACAGACTGCACGGAAACCAACTGCACGCGCATCCGCAGGCATGGCAGTTTCATGGACACCGCTGATGTGGATCAGATGTTTACATCCGCAGTCGATCAGATGCTGCGCTGCAAGACGTCCGCCCTGCTCATTGTCACACTCCACCTCCGCTGTTCCATTTTCAAGATAACGCTCGATCGTGATCAGCGGCACATTTAATCCGGTAAACTTTTCCACGCCGACCGTTCCACTGCAGAGAATGACTCCCGCCACGCGGTTGCTCGTGCACATTTCCATGTACTCCCATTCTTTTTCATTTTTCTCCTGGGAGTTAAACAGTAAAATCTTATGATCATAATGATACGCCTGACTCTCCAAATTACTGATCAGCTCCGCAAAATACGGATGTCTGATGTGCGGCACGATCACACCGATCGTGTTCGTCGTCTGTTTGGAAAGCGAACGCGCTACTTCGTTCGGGCGGTAATTGAGTTTCTTCATCGCCTCATATACTTTTTTTCTCGTTTCTTCGCTGATATATCCACGGTTATTCAGCACACGGGAAACAGTGCTTACGGTAAGCCCTGTCTCCTTTGCCACATCCTTTAAGGTTGCCATACTTCCTCCCCGAAAACCTGTATCTTCTCTCTACTGCCCTTTTCCATGCAAAATTTTTCTGCAGTTTCAGGCAGTTCGAATATACCTGTGATTGTACCACAATCTGCAGTCACTTCAAGAATCACATCATCAAAAAGCAGAGAAAAATCACGGATTCCGGCACCTGTTACAAATGTTTCTTCACCGATTTTTAACTCTCCGGTTTTTGCATTGTATACAAAGTCAGTCTTCTGGTTGATGCGGGCACTTAAAATGTCCTCTGACTGTGCACGGGTAATCTGAATTTCTGTTGCAGTATCCTGCACAAATTTCCACTGAAATAAATCCTTTGCTGACACATGTTCATCTGCAACTTTTGCTGCGGTGTCTGCCATCAGTGCCTCATTTTCAGTATCCTGCTGCCGGACATTTTTCATTGTACTGTCATACACAGGTTTCCTGCTGTCATCATACTCCCTGACCGGTTTCTGTCTGAGCACTTTTTCACCGTTCTTATATGCAACGGAAAACTCCCTCGGCAGTCCCATCGCCCCGGTATAATTTCTTCCGCGGTTTGGAAATCTGAGCCACGGAACTGAGATCACACGATTTCCTGTATTGCTGTAAGTCTGCGCCGCATAAGCTATCTTATTAATGTATGCCGCATGACGCACACCATCGGTCTGAAATTGATATCCATCAAACTCTCCCCAGAAGTAAAAACCGTCTGCGCTCCAGAACATCCAGGTCTCATTTCCTTTTTCATCTTTCAGGCATACCAGATCCGGACATTCCCACGCCTCTTTGAATGTCAGGCGGTCGGTCTGTTCCCATTTTAGCAGATCGGTGGAACGAAAAATGCCAAAATCATTTTCCTCTAACCACAGTGTCATGATATAGGCACCGCTTTTTTCATGCCAGAACACCTTCGGATCACGGTTTTCTTTACAAACCGTCGGAAGCACACCTTTGTCAATTTTATGGAGTGTCTCCCCGCCATCCGTACTGTATGCAATGCGCTGGGTAAACTGTTTCCCTGCGCTCCATTTATTATTATTTCCGGCTGCCGTATAGAAAAATACCAGCGCATCTTCCGGCAGTCCGAGCATCTTACGATCATTTACAATACCGCTTCCGGAAAACATCGTTCCGGTCTCATCCGGGAAAAGTACATCATCCTTCTGCTCCCAGTGCAGTAAATCCCTGCTTACCGCGTGTCCCCAGCTCATATTTTCCCACTGCACATCAAACGGGTTATGCTGGAAATACAAATGATACACGCCCTCTGCATACACAAGGCCATTCGGATCATTCATCCATCCGGTCTGCGGTGTAAAATGAATCGAAGGGCGGCGGAAAGCCTCACCCTGCGTAGCACGGAGAGATTTTTCTTCCGTTTCAGGTACGTCCTCGTTTCTGATTCTGTCAAAGAAAGCTTTCCCAAGATCCCCTCTTAGAATTAGTGTTTTGTCGGTAAATTGCTTTACCGGAAAACGGGCATAATAACTGACAGGGTATGTTTCATCCTCTGCCTCTCCCGCCGGGATCTGAAACTCAAACAGCTTTGTTTCGCTGTTATTCTCCCGGCAGAATATCTCAAGCATACGGTTGTTTTTTTTGCCGCCAAACGGCAGCTCGCCATACGTGGCACAGACCGGAATAAACAGCCACCCTTTTTTGATGTATATTTCCTTTTCCATGTCTTACAACCTCCTACTTATATTTTTCCTTTTTAACCAGCACTTGTACACACATAACTTATTTTTTCTTTATAATGCTTGTACGCACATAACTTATCTTGCATTGGTTAACATATTCTTGCATTTTTCTTATTCGTACTACTAATAACATTGACACCCTATTGTGCAATTATCTTCAAAACGTGTGAACTTCTCCGTCTTCTGTATAAGTGATCGTAAACTTCTTCACCTTAAAGTCAGCGGAAAGTTTTGCCCACGCATCACCGTTTCTTCGCACGATCACAAGCTTATCATCGTCACAGGTTTCCAGTTCAAATGTTCCGTCGAATGCCGGGTGAGCATTACGAAATTCCATCATGCGCAGAAGTTCTGCCACGACCGGACGTTTTACTTCCGCATCGATCTCTTCTTTTGTATAATAATGACGGTTGATGTTCCGTCCCACTTTCGTCTCTTCCAAAAGTTTTAAGTCATTCTTTCCTGCCAGCAGTCCGACATAGTAAACCTGCGGAATACCCGGTGCAAAAAACTGAACCGCTCTCGCTAACAGATACGCATCATCCTCATCACCAAGTGCGGAATAATAAGAACAGTTGACCTGATAAATGTCAAGGTTATTGTACGCTGCGGTATTATAGATTTTCTTGACATTTGCACCAAACTTAAAGATATCCTCCTTGGTGCGCCCGATTTCCTCATCCGGCAGCAAATCTTTGACATCTACCACACCGATTCCGTCATGCGTATCAAGTGTTGTGAACTGTTTGCGCGGGCAGATCTCAAACCAGTGTTTTAAATACTGTGTCTGTCCATAGTATAATGCATTGATGAGCAGCATTGGAAGTGCAAAATCGTATACATAGTAATCTTCTTTTGCGATCTTCTCCTGCATCGTGTAATGCTCATGAATTTCCGGTAAAAGTGTGACTCCGTAAGGCTTTACGATATCCTCACACTCTTTTAAGAACTCCCATACATCCGGCTCAATGAAAAAGCAGCTTGTTCCGGCTTTTTTGGTTGCATAGGCAAATGCGTCGAGGCGGATCATTGCAGCGCCATGCTCACACAATGTCGTTAAGTTGTCGCGGATAAAACGTTTTGCTGTCTCAGATTTACAGTTGATATCGATCTGCTCTTCATCAAACGTGCACCATACTTTTTCAGATGTTCCGTCTGCAAAATGTGCCTCCACATACGGTGCACGCGGCTTTCTTTTGTAGATTGCATCCACCTGCTCCTCGGTCGGCTCCCCGTTTTCCCAGAAATCTTTGTAGCGGATGAACAGGTCATGATACTCAGATGCATCTTTTTTCTCCAGAAAGTCTTTGTAATACGGACTCTGTGCCGAAATATGATTGATCATATAATCAAACATCAGGTAATACTTTTCTGCCAGATGTTCCACGTCGCTCCAGTCTCCAAATGCCGGATCGACTTTGTGGTAATCCATCGGTGCAAATCCCCTGTCTCCCGAAGAAGGGAAGAACGGAAGGATATGGATCCCGCCCACTGCATTTTTAAAATATTTATCTAAGATCTCGTTTAAGTCTGCCAGATTATGTCCCATCGAATCCGAATAAGTAATCAGCATACATTTGTTTTCCAACTTTTTCATATCAGTCTCCATTTCTGCATAAAATCCTGTTTTTATGCTCACCACCATTTCACTGCTGCCACTTCACAGGAATAATACTCTTTTATGATTTCACCGCTCCGGCTACCACGCCATCGATAATCTCTTTCTGCAGGAACAGATATAATACCAGGATCGGTGCAACAGTAAGTACCAGTGCTGCCATGATCACACCGTAATCGGATGAGTAAGTTCCGTAGAAAGAATAAGTGGATAACGGAAGTGTATATAAGTTTTTCTTTCCAAGTACCAGTGAAGGAAGCAGATAGTCGTTCCAGAATGCCAGTACGTTTAAGATCACAAGGGTTGCCGTAGTCGGTTTTAACAGAGGAAATACGACCTTGAAAAATGTCTGTACATTGGTACATCCATCCAGATATGCCGCCTCCTCCAGTGAAAGCGGGATACCGCTCTTAATAAATCCCTGATAAATGAATACTGACATACTCATCGCAAATCCGGTATGCATAAAGATCAGTGTCAGTCTGTGGTTTAACATATGAAGTCCGGAACCGTAAATGGAAACTAACGGGATCATGATCGCCTGGAATGGAATGATCATGGATGCTGCCATCAGTGCAAAGAATACTCTGGAAAATGTATTTTTTGCGCGGGTAAAATAATATGCTACCATAGATGCGAAAATGATGACGAGCAATGTGCTTAAGCCTGTGATAAACAGGGAGTTTCCAAACGCTTTTATGAATTCCATTTTCTCAAATGCTTTTGTATAGTTTGCAAGTGTATATCCCTTTTCTGTAATAAAGGAAAATGGATTCTTGATGATATCACGTTTCTGTTTAAAGGAGTTTAACAACACCAGAATGAACGGTACCATATAAAGCAGGAATAAAACAATGATCGCTGTAAAGCCAACAACATCCAATACACGGCGTTTTGTCCCGCCAACTTTTGAACCTCTGCTCATTATGCCTCTACCTCCTTCTTCTTTCCGATATAGATCTGTGCACCGCTGATGCATGCAACAATGATAAATAAGATCAGTGCTTCAGCCTGGCCTACGCCATAATTTCTGGATGTAAATGCCTTTTCATAGACATACATCGCAACCAGTCTGGTGGAACCGTAAGGCTCACCGCCTGTCAATGTAAGGTTTACATCGTAAACCATGAATGCTCTCGATAAGGTAAGGAACAGACAGATAACAAACGACGGCACCATCAGCGGTAAGATAATGCTCTTCATTTTCTGGAAACCTGTTGCCCCATCTATGCTGGCTGCCTCAAGCACATCTGTGGACAGCCCTGTGAAACCGGCGATGTAGATTAACATCATATAACCGGATAATTGCCAAACTGTAACGATCACCATGGACCAGAATGCTTTATTCGGATCCGCTAACCAGGAAGTGGAAAATAATCCCCAGCCTGTGCTCTTTCCCATGTTTACAAGCACTCTTGAAAATACGAACTGCCAGATAAATCCAAGTACGACACCACCGATCAAATTCGGTGTAAAGAAACCGGCACGGAAAAATTTCTGGCCTTTGATTCCGTTTGTCAGTGCATATGCTAAAAGGAATGCTACTGCATTGACTAAGATTACCGATAAAACTACATATTTTAAAGTAAGTCCCATAGAGGACCAGAATGCCGTATCTTTAAATACGGAAATATAATTCTGCACGCCGATAATATTTTTTACTTTGCTGACTCCATCCCAATCGGTCAGTGTCAGGTAAAAACCATACAGGAAAGGCAGTATGACAACTGCACAGAAAATTAGACATCCCGGCAGTGCAAAGATACATAGATTTTTAATTTTTTCTCCCGTTTTTCTACCCATAACCCTAATTCCTTTCTGATATCCCCACGGAAACTGCCATCATGCTTTTTCAGATGGCATTCCCGCAGAGATGATATATGGCTGTGATCCGTACGGTCACGCTCAGATATTTTTGTTTTTTCTTTAGATACGATTAATTCTGTGATGTCCAGTAGTTGTCGATGTCTGCTGCAAGATCATCTCTTGTACACTGTCCGCCAAGGTATTTCTGCATGGAAGCTCCAAGTACGCTCCAGTGGTCAGAAGGTGCGATATAGCTGGATGAATAGGTGTTTCCTGCTGCCATTTTTGCCTGAATGTCTTTTCCAAGCGGATCTAATACTTCATAAGTATTGTTTTTACATGCCGGGATCACTGCTGCGTCTTCTACTAACATTTTCTGTCCGTTGTCAGAGTATACCAGCCAGTTGACAAATGCCTTTGCCGCCTCCTGCTGCTCCGGTGTGGACTGCTCTGCATCGATCATTAACTGTTTAATTGCGCTTGCCTGAATACCGTTGTTTGCAAAATCAGAAGTATCATTTCCTAAAACATATGGAATGAATCCATACTCATCACTGTCAGAAGCGCCTGCCTCTTTTAAGTTTGGCCAAGCCCAGCATCCATTGATCCAGAGAGCGGCATCGCCGTCAGCTAAGAAGATCGGATCCTGATCGTAAAGAGCGCCTAAAGGATCCTCTCCGTTGATGTTGTACTGGCTTAATAAATCAAAAGTATCCATGAACTCGTTGAATCTGTCATAATCTTCTGCCTTTAATGTACCTGCTTTTAACTCATCGATCACTTTGGCACTTCCCTCTGTGGTTCCGTCGTAGGAATCATAGATAAATCCAAGCTGATGTGCGCCTAAAGACCAGTCTTCTTTGGAGATAACAACCGGATTCTCCATGCCGCCTGCACGAAGGTTTTCAAGCAGTTCCTTTAATGCATCGTAGGAATTGATGGTGGATGGATCAAACTCTTCTCCTAAAGTATCCTCGATCGCTGTTTTATTGTAAATGATTCCACGTCCCTCAACACAGAGTGGGAAGCTGTATATCTTTCCGTCAACCTGTGTGGTCTGGTTTACACACTCTTTTACCCACTCTTCATCGGAGAGATCAACTGCATACTGGGAAGCAAGTGCAACAACGTCTGTGGCATCTATGATCGCCATTGTCGGTGCTGTTCCTGAGTTGTATGCGCTTGTAATTCTTGTATACGGAGACTCACCGGTTCCACATGCCTGAACCTCAAGCTCGATTCCTGTATCTTCTTTAAACGCCTCTGCCATATCTTCAAGTGCTGTCTGGATCTCAGCTTTACTGTTTAACATGGTGATCTGTGTTCCTGCCAGATCTGATGTATCAGTGCTTCCGGCACTCTCTGTTCCTGCTGCATCTGTGCTCTCACCGGCATCACTTTTGCTCTCTGCGCTATTGCTGCCTGCATTTGCTGTACCTGTACTGTTGTTGCTTCCGCAGCCTGCTAACATCCCCATTGTCATTGCTGCTGTCATGAATACTGCTACCACTTTTTTTGCTTTCATTGTTTTTCCTCCACTCTTTCATGATCTAAAATATGATTGGTTCCCGTTCCCATTTTACTAATTCTTTTTGGCTGTCCGTCATCGCTGTCCTTACTGTGCCCTTACTTTAACACCGCTTTTTGTTTATGTCAAGCGGTTGACATATGATTTGTCAGTTATAATCAAATAATTACATTATTTTTTGTACATATTTACAATAAATTTTTTGCATTTCTAATCATTTCTAGGTATTTAGAACTATTATAGCGTGCTATTTTATGCCAATCGGTTGACATTTTAAATTTTATCAATTCCGATTCCTGTTTATGGTACTGGAAAAACACACACCTATCATGCAAAGCAAAAAGAGGACCTCACAACTTAGTTGCAAAATCCTCTTTCCGGTGTGCCACACATTTTACTGTATGACGGGTATATTAAATTTATTTGGGAACTACTTACTGATCTTTATCTTCTTTGCA
This window encodes:
- a CDS encoding alpha-galactosidase, with the protein product MAIIIDQEQKLITLHTKNTTYQMGVGNYGQLLHLYYGKRLTGDMRYLLTYYDRGFSGNPYEAECDKTYSMDALPQEYPCFGNGDFRSPAFILKNADGSYCADLRFVSCEICEGKYRIPGLPAAYDETGTESETLKVYLEDKPSGVQVTLLYGIFAELDIITRAVQITNRGQEAVHIEKAASAVLDFMTGEFDVIHFHGRHGMERILERTPVEHGNQVFGSRRGSSSHQQNPFVMLAGKQTGEDAGECYGCMLLYSGNFKAEAEKDQYEQTRLVMGLSDEMFSWKLEPGETFDTPETAFSYSANGFSTLSWNLHRLIRSHICRSAYRDTKRPVLINNWEATYFDFTGEKIIEIAKQAAELGVEMLVLDDGWFGKRDDDLAGLGDWTVNEKKLGMPLSQVAEKIRGLGMKFGIWIEPEMVCEDSDLYREHPDWAFTIPGRKPVRARYQLVLDYSRKEVVDGIFAQIAKVLDDTKADYVKMDMNRHLTDIWSKTAAEQNQGAILHRYVLGVYDFLERLHERYPDLLIEGCSGGGGRFDAGMLYYTPQIWCSDNTDAVERIKIQYGTSFAYPSCTVGSHVSAVPNHQTGRMTELATRAAVAMAGSFGYELDLNLLTEEEKEQVREQIKNYHRFEMLIRQGRYYRLTDVWQKKEYAAWEYCRPDGSEALVTVVTLDTQCNPATEYVKLRGLGEDKKYRVEVVGMQTGGENGQRINGTPNSVEPEYYTGAQLVHAGLPVPRLGNEYKSWQVYVKEV
- a CDS encoding glycoside hydrolase family 13 protein, which translates into the protein MEEKKWWKEAVVYQIYPRSFMDSNGDGVGDLRGIKSRLSYLKLLGIDVIWLSPVYQSPNDDNGYDISDYRDIMTEFGTIEDFDEMLAEAHKLGIKIVMDLVVNHSSDEHRWFVESRKSKDNPYRDYYIWREARDGKEPNNWGSCFGGSAWEYDQTTDMYYLHMFSKKQPDLNWENPKLRQEVYDMMTWWGERGIDGFRMDVITMISKDQRFPDGVVRGNEKFGDSSPYVNNGPRVHEYLKEMNEKVISRFDWMTVGEGAGAGVEDAKRYAGTNENELDMIFTFEHVNLGQTQYGKWSDGSFDLVELKKVFQKWEDGLEGVAWNSLYWDNHDQPRAVSRFGNDSEEYREISAKMLATCLHFMKGTPYIYQGEELGMTNRKCRDFSEFRDIEIKNAYRDFVGGGILDEETMLKFVNAIGRDNARFPMHWDDSDNAGFTTGTPWISVNENYKKINAAAQVNDPDSIFSYYKKLIELRHQMEIIVYGVYKSKAIEHPDVFAYTRTLGDEKLFVVCNFREQEMDFTLEDGFTGDEKVLISNYDDVVKTENGIYLRPYEAKVFYRK
- a CDS encoding LacI family DNA-binding transcriptional regulator, whose product is MATLKDVAKETGLTVSTVSRVLNNRGYISEETRKKVYEAMKKLNYRPNEVARSLSKQTTNTIGVIVPHIRHPYFAELISNLESQAYHYDHKILLFNSQEKNEKEWEYMEMCTSNRVAGVILCSGTVGVEKFTGLNVPLITIERYLENGTAEVECDNEQGGRLAAQHLIDCGCKHLIHISGVHETAMPADARAVGFRAVCEKQKVSYQIADTTAFEYNHLEYHQILEKLLKENPDTDGIFASSDLIAAQLLQVCHKLSIDVPSQMKIVGFDDVNIASLTTPPITTIHQPIKEMAKMAVELLVRSGNGELVPNRTTLPVSLVVRETT
- a CDS encoding glycoside hydrolase family 32 protein; translation: MEKEIYIKKGWLFIPVCATYGELPFGGKKNNRMLEIFCRENNSETKLFEFQIPAGEAEDETYPVSYYARFPVKQFTDKTLILRGDLGKAFFDRIRNEDVPETEEKSLRATQGEAFRRPSIHFTPQTGWMNDPNGLVYAEGVYHLYFQHNPFDVQWENMSWGHAVSRDLLHWEQKDDVLFPDETGTMFSGSGIVNDRKMLGLPEDALVFFYTAAGNNNKWSAGKQFTQRIAYSTDGGETLHKIDKGVLPTVCKENRDPKVFWHEKSGAYIMTLWLEENDFGIFRSTDLLKWEQTDRLTFKEAWECPDLVCLKDEKGNETWMFWSADGFYFWGEFDGYQFQTDGVRHAAYINKIAYAAQTYSNTGNRVISVPWLRFPNRGRNYTGAMGLPREFSVAYKNGEKVLRQKPVREYDDSRKPVYDSTMKNVRQQDTENEALMADTAAKVADEHVSAKDLFQWKFVQDTATEIQITRAQSEDILSARINQKTDFVYNAKTGELKIGEETFVTGAGIRDFSLLFDDVILEVTADCGTITGIFELPETAEKFCMEKGSREKIQVFGEEVWQP
- the gtfA gene encoding sucrose phosphorylase codes for the protein MKKLENKCMLITYSDSMGHNLADLNEILDKYFKNAVGGIHILPFFPSSGDRGFAPMDYHKVDPAFGDWSDVEHLAEKYYLMFDYMINHISAQSPYYKDFLEKKDASEYHDLFIRYKDFWENGEPTEEQVDAIYKRKPRAPYVEAHFADGTSEKVWCTFDEEQIDINCKSETAKRFIRDNLTTLCEHGAAMIRLDAFAYATKKAGTSCFFIEPDVWEFLKECEDIVKPYGVTLLPEIHEHYTMQEKIAKEDYYVYDFALPMLLINALYYGQTQYLKHWFEICPRKQFTTLDTHDGIGVVDVKDLLPDEEIGRTKEDIFKFGANVKKIYNTAAYNNLDIYQVNCSYYSALGDEDDAYLLARAVQFFAPGIPQVYYVGLLAGKNDLKLLEETKVGRNINRHYYTKEEIDAEVKRPVVAELLRMMEFRNAHPAFDGTFELETCDDDKLVIVRRNGDAWAKLSADFKVKKFTITYTEDGEVHTF
- a CDS encoding carbohydrate ABC transporter permease, which translates into the protein MSRGSKVGGTKRRVLDVVGFTAIIVLFLLYMVPFILVLLNSFKQKRDIIKNPFSFITEKGYTLANYTKAFEKMEFIKAFGNSLFITGLSTLLVIIFASMVAYYFTRAKNTFSRVFFALMAASMIIPFQAIMIPLVSIYGSGLHMLNHRLTLIFMHTGFAMSMSVFIYQGFIKSGIPLSLEEAAYLDGCTNVQTFFKVVFPLLKPTTATLVILNVLAFWNDYLLPSLVLGKKNLYTLPLSTYSFYGTYSSDYGVIMAALVLTVAPILVLYLFLQKEIIDGVVAGAVKS
- a CDS encoding carbohydrate ABC transporter permease, producing MGRKTGEKIKNLCIFALPGCLIFCAVVILPFLYGFYLTLTDWDGVSKVKNIIGVQNYISVFKDTAFWSSMGLTLKYVVLSVILVNAVAFLLAYALTNGIKGQKFFRAGFFTPNLIGGVVLGFIWQFVFSRVLVNMGKSTGWGLFSTSWLADPNKAFWSMVIVTVWQLSGYMMLIYIAGFTGLSTDVLEAASIDGATGFQKMKSIILPLMVPSFVICLFLTLSRAFMVYDVNLTLTGGEPYGSTRLVAMYVYEKAFTSRNYGVGQAEALILFIIVACISGAQIYIGKKKEVEA
- a CDS encoding ABC transporter substrate-binding protein, whose amino-acid sequence is MKAKKVVAVFMTAAMTMGMLAGCGSNNSTGTANAGSNSAESKSDAGESTDAAGTESAGSTDTSDLAGTQITMLNSKAEIQTALEDMAEAFKEDTGIELEVQACGTGESPYTRITSAYNSGTAPTMAIIDATDVVALASQYAVDLSDEEWVKECVNQTTQVDGKIYSFPLCVEGRGIIYNKTAIEDTLGEEFDPSTINSYDALKELLENLRAGGMENPVVISKEDWSLGAHQLGFIYDSYDGTTEGSAKVIDELKAGTLKAEDYDRFNEFMDTFDLLSQYNINGEDPLGALYDQDPIFLADGDAALWINGCWAWPNLKEAGASDSDEYGFIPYVLGNDTSDFANNGIQASAIKQLMIDAEQSTPEQQEAAKAFVNWLVYSDNGQKMLVEDAAVIPACKNNTYEVLDPLGKDIQAKMAAGNTYSSSYIAPSDHWSVLGASMQKYLGGQCTRDDLAADIDNYWTSQN